Proteins encoded within one genomic window of Gadus macrocephalus chromosome 18, ASM3116895v1:
- the LOC132446406 gene encoding urotensin-2 receptor, producing the protein MNNRSINLIGRPATRESSGGGGGGGSAGSVTDHELAITSTFGTLLSMVYLIGVSGNVYTLVVMCHSIRFATSMYISIINLALADLLYLSTIPFVVSTYFLKDWYFGDVGCRILLSLDLLTMHASIFTLTVMCTERYLAVTKPLDTVRRSKSYRKALAWGVWLLSLFLTVPMMVMVTQTTKDTPDGGVKRMCAPTWAPLAYKVYVTVLFGTSIMAPGLVIGYLYIKLARTYLESQRNSVISNGGKRSPKQKVLIMIFTIVLVFWACFLPFWIWQLLPLYHTKPLRLASQTHTCINYLVASLTYSNSCINPFLYTLLTKNYREYLKNRHKSFYRYTSSFKQRPPSLYSWGKSASSSNQFELNSETLVMGTFR; encoded by the coding sequence ATGAACAACAGATCGATCAACCTGATCGGCCGTCCTGCGACGCGGGAAAGcagcggcggtggcggtggcggtgggagCGCGGGAAGTGTGACGGATCACGAACTTGCGATCACCTCCACGTTCGGGACGCTCCTCTCTATGGTGTACCTCATCGGGGTGTCGGGGAACGTGTACACCCTGGTGGTCATGTGCCACTCCATCCGCTTCGCCACCTCCATGTACATCTCCATCATCAACCTCGCGCTCGCGGACCTGCTGTACCTCTCCACCATCCCCTTCGTGGTGTCCACCTACTTCCTCAAGGACTGGTACTTCGGGGACGTGGGCTGTCGCATCCTGCTCAGCCTGGACCTGCTCACCATGCACGCCAGCATCTTCACACTCACGGTGATGTGCACGGAGCGCTACCTGGCCGTCACCAAGCCGCTGGACACGGTGCGTCGCTCCAAGAGCTACCGCAAGGCGCTGGCGTGGGGCGTGTGGCTCCTCTCGCTGTTCCTCACCGTGCCCATGATGGTGATGGTCACGCAGACCACCAAGGACACGCCGGACGGGGGCGTGAAGAGGATGTGCGCGCCCACCTGGGCTCCGCTGGCCTACAAGGTGTACGTGACGGTGCTGTTCGGCACAAGCATCATGGCCCCCGGGCTGGTCATCGGCTATCTGTACATCAAGCTGGCGCGCACCTACCTGGAGTCCCAGCGCAACTCCGTCATCAGCAACGGTGGGAAGCGCTCGCCCAAGCAGAAGGTTCTGATCATGATCTTCACCATCGTCCTGGTGTTCTGGGCCTGCTTCCTGCCCTTCTGGATCTGGCAGCTGCTGCCCCTCTACCACACCAAGCCCCTGCGGCTGGCGTCCCAGACGCACACCTGCATCAACTACCTGGTGGCCAGCCTCACCTACTCCAACAGCTGCATCAACCCCTTCCTCTACACTCTGCTCACCAAGAACTACCGGGAGTATCTGAAGAACCGCCACAAGAGCTTCTACCGCTACACGTCGTCCTTCAAGCAGCGGCCGCCCAGCCTTTACTCGTGGGGCAAGTCGGCGTCTTCCAGCAACCAGTTCGAGCTGAACTCGGAGACCCTGGTGATGGGGACCTTTAGGTGA